The Cellulosilyticum sp. I15G10I2 nucleotide sequence CGTAATATGAATTTGTTGAATTCTTATTACCTTGAATATATATCCGGTTTTTTTTCGGAGTATTCAAAACGGCTTAGAACGATGACTATTTTTGTAAATGTTTCACTGCTGGTGATAGCCTTTTTCAGCTTTTTTATTAATACCTCCATATATCGCAATATGGTAGAAGGAATTGAAAAGCTGACTGAGGCAGCACAGGAGATTAAAACTCAGAATTTGGATATAGAAGATATTGCATATACACCATATATTGAAATGAATTTTGTTATTCGTACATTTAATGAGATGAAACACACGATTCGAGAGATGATACAGGAGATTAATAAAAACTTCAAGATCAAGGAACGTCTATCAGAGCAGGTATTGGAAAATGAGATGCAGAAGAGGCGTCTGGCGGAGTCAAAGATGAAGGAATTACAGATGCAAATTAATCCACATTTTTTGTTTAATACATTAAGTTTGGTGATTCGCAGTATTCAGTTAGATGAAAAAGAAACATCCATTGTGTTGATTAAGTCTATTTCTCGTATTTTGCGTACGAGTATCGAGATACAATCCACATCAATTGCCATCGATGAAGAAATTGAATTGCTAGAATCCTATCTCTATATTCAAAAGATTCATGGAAAAGGTCGAATTGATTTTCAATTGGATATAAGAAAGTCGTATATGGATGAGGAAATCATGGTACCGCCATTGATCATTCAACCTTTGATAGAAAACGCAATTCAGCATGGGTTAAAAAATATAGTAGCAGATGGAAAAGTAAAGATTTCAATTGTAGAAAAGGCTAAATGTATACAAGTGATTGTAGAAGATAATGGATGTGGTTTGTCAGATCGTGTGGTTGATAATTTGAAAAATCATATTCAGACGAAGAATATAGGGATGTACAATGTTATGGAACGTTTGCGATTGATGTATCATAAAGACGATGTTATGGAGATTGAAAGTAATGGCAGAGGCACAAAAATTACTTTGTTCTTGTACAAGGAGGTAGAGGAGGCAGAGAAGATAGATGATTAAATTGATGATTGCAGATGATGAGCAATATGAGAGAGATTACCTACATAGGTCAATAAGCGAGCGATATGCTGGCATCCTTGATATTGTATACATGGCAAAGGATGGGGCGGAAGTATTAGAAAAAGCGGAAGAGTATCGGCCAGATATCATTTTAATGGATATACGAATGCCAAGGATTGATGGATTGGAAGCAGCGGCACAGTTAGTACGAAAATATCCAGAATTGCAGCTGGTTATTGTTTCAGCATATGGCGAGTTCTCATATGCAAAGCAGGCACTGAAAATAGGAGTAAAGGATTTTTTGGTTAAGCCGTATTTAGACAATGAATTGGCGGAAACACTAGATAAGGTAATTGCTGAGCTTGGTACAAAGTTTAAAAATAATTTGGATAAACAAGAATCCGAGGGTGAATTTAATTTTCATGAAGATATCGATAAGGATATTGTATGGGATGCAGCTTTTGGAAGAAAAAAGAATCCTATGCTTCAAAAAGAACTGGCTATGTGGGGAGTTCAGGACTGTAGTTTTAAGAGTATCGTTTTTTTAAACAATGGCATTTCTAGAATGGGACCCATTGGCTATGAGATTCTAAAAGGGATCTTCTGTATTAAACATACACATGTAATTATGAGCTATTTATTTAGACATCTGGTTGTGTATGTCTTCGCCGAAGAAGACAGTGCATATGCAGCTCTAAATGGATGTATTCGAAAAGCTAGAAACTATATTAAGGAACTAGACAAGGAAACAGTCTTTTGCGGAACAAGTGGCATTTATCAGGATTATAATGAGCTGCCAAAGGCCTACCAGGAGGCAGTGAGATATGTTTCGGAATATTCAAGTCCAGAAATAAAAGAGAATCTTGAGATGGATATCGGAAAATCATGGCAATTATGTGATTTAGAAGATAAGGTGTATTTTTATCTGGCAAATGGCAATATGGAACAAAGTTTGTTTTGGATGCGGCAAATATGGGAACTTCTTGGAGTAGAGGGTGGGGCTAATGAAACATTCAGAAAGAGTACATTGAGAAGAAGTCTTATGACAATTATTAGAAAGATTAATAAACTTCCTGAAAGTAGATTACATACTGCGGATGCCATTCATTTGTTTCGGCTTTTTTCACATGCATCAAGTGAAGAGTCAAAGTTGTACCAGTTTTTAGAAGAGTGTGTTCAACTTATCATAAAAAGCAAGAAAAGTATGCGGATTAATAATAATACTTTTGTGGTTCGGGATGCTAAAAGTTATATTGAAAATCATTATAATGAGCCGGTAAGTCTTCAGAGTGTGTCCGAAGCGTTAGGAATCAGCACAGGATATCTTAGCAAATGCTTTAAGAATGTTGAAGGAATTTCATTTACAGAATACCTAACCGATTATCGCTTAACAAAGGCAAAAGGGCTTATACGTCTAGGGAATAGTACCATAACGGATATTGCTTACAAAGTAGGGTTTTCTGATTCTAATTATTTTGGGAAATGCTTTAAAAAGAAAGAAAAAATGTCACCAAAAGAGTATTATACAATTCAGGCTATGGATTCAAATGTAGAGATGGAATAGTCCTGAACCAATATTTCCTTGTGTGGATTTCATATTACCTTTACCAATCTTCACAAAAAATTTATAATTACTTCATCAAAATAATGTTTTAGGAGGATGAAGTAATGAAAAAGAAAAAGTTAGCAGCAGTAGTAGCAGTCGTAATGGCGACAGTAATGGGAATGGGATTGGCCGGTTGCTCTCCGTCAGGAAATGCTGGTACATCAGCATCAGAAGGGGCTGGAAAGACAGAAGCAGTGAAAGCATCAGGAGAAACTTATGAACTAAAAGTCTCCACTACTCAACCTGATACATCTATGATTTATCAAGGGTTAAAGGCTGCAGCAGATAAAATTGCAGAGGATACAAACGGCATAGTAAAGGTTACAATATATCCATCTGGCCAGCTAGGTGCAGAGGAAGATATGATTGATCAGGCCTTATCAGGTGTTGGTGTTGCAGTTCTTACAGATGCAGGCCGTATGTCAAGCTATGTGAAAGATATTGGTATTTTTAACATGGCATACTTTGTTGACAATTATGATGATGGTCTGAAAGTAATCAACACAGATACATTTAAAGGCTGGTCAGAAGAACTGAAGGATCAGGGAATTCGTGTATTATGCTTTAACTATTATGATGGTGCAAGATCATTTATGACTCAAAAGGAAGCTATGAAACCAGAGGATTTAAAGGGACTGGTAATCCGTACGCCAGGGGCTGACCCATATAACGCTTCAATCACAGCAATGGGAGCAACGCCATACAATGTTGGCTGGTCAGAGGTTTATAACAGTATTCAGACAAAGGCAATTGATGGTTGTGAAGTACAAAATACTTCAGCAGTATCTTCTCATATTTATGAAGTATGTAAATATGTAAATAAAACAGAACATATTAATTTATTTAACTGTTTGATTGCTGGAGAAAAGTGGTTTCAAGGGATTCCAGAAGAATATAAGCAAGTTGTTTTAGATGGTTTCTATGAGTGTGCATATGATAATGCGCAGGATATTGTTGC carries:
- a CDS encoding response regulator transcription factor encodes the protein MIKLMIADDEQYERDYLHRSISERYAGILDIVYMAKDGAEVLEKAEEYRPDIILMDIRMPRIDGLEAAAQLVRKYPELQLVIVSAYGEFSYAKQALKIGVKDFLVKPYLDNELAETLDKVIAELGTKFKNNLDKQESEGEFNFHEDIDKDIVWDAAFGRKKNPMLQKELAMWGVQDCSFKSIVFLNNGISRMGPIGYEILKGIFCIKHTHVIMSYLFRHLVVYVFAEEDSAYAALNGCIRKARNYIKELDKETVFCGTSGIYQDYNELPKAYQEAVRYVSEYSSPEIKENLEMDIGKSWQLCDLEDKVYFYLANGNMEQSLFWMRQIWELLGVEGGANETFRKSTLRRSLMTIIRKINKLPESRLHTADAIHLFRLFSHASSEESKLYQFLEECVQLIIKSKKSMRINNNTFVVRDAKSYIENHYNEPVSLQSVSEALGISTGYLSKCFKNVEGISFTEYLTDYRLTKAKGLIRLGNSTITDIAYKVGFSDSNYFGKCFKKKEKMSPKEYYTIQAMDSNVEME
- a CDS encoding sensor histidine kinase, which produces MSRKVGTRMNDISGLVLDLIKGNRLMKGKTRKITTEIRRNYILFGLCLFLFISFNIYVTGNFIKNYTDLLDKHKSINEMAVSYNDSKSYFQLYMKQHEKDVKDDYYQANDHIFFILSNLRNEMNKDRSCIMMYRIVYQMLEHRMEKIQPYMEPKSTVYKGDVSYIENLDLLIERNMNLLNSYYLEYISGFFSEYSKRLRTMTIFVNVSLLVIAFFSFFINTSIYRNMVEGIEKLTEAAQEIKTQNLDIEDIAYTPYIEMNFVIRTFNEMKHTIREMIQEINKNFKIKERLSEQVLENEMQKRRLAESKMKELQMQINPHFLFNTLSLVIRSIQLDEKETSIVLIKSISRILRTSIEIQSTSIAIDEEIELLESYLYIQKIHGKGRIDFQLDIRKSYMDEEIMVPPLIIQPLIENAIQHGLKNIVADGKVKISIVEKAKCIQVIVEDNGCGLSDRVVDNLKNHIQTKNIGMYNVMERLRLMYHKDDVMEIESNGRGTKITLFLYKEVEEAEKIDD
- a CDS encoding C4-dicarboxylate TRAP transporter substrate-binding protein — its product is MKKKKLAAVVAVVMATVMGMGLAGCSPSGNAGTSASEGAGKTEAVKASGETYELKVSTTQPDTSMIYQGLKAAADKIAEDTNGIVKVTIYPSGQLGAEEDMIDQALSGVGVAVLTDAGRMSSYVKDIGIFNMAYFVDNYDDGLKVINTDTFKGWSEELKDQGIRVLCFNYYDGARSFMTQKEAMKPEDLKGLVIRTPGADPYNASITAMGATPYNVGWSEVYNSIQTKAIDGCEVQNTSAVSSHIYEVCKYVNKTEHINLFNCLIAGEKWFQGIPEEYKQVVLDGFYECAYDNAQDIVAAQEDLEKTLVDNGMTIVEVDKEAFKEAAESAYDKMGWKELRGEIYKEAGLN